The Acetobacter oryzifermentans genomic interval CCTGTATGCCACCGGGTAATGCCATTGCGCACATATTCACTATCTGTGTGTAAATTCACCACACAAGGGCGCGTAAGAGCTTCCAGCGCTTCTGCTGCGGCTGTTAGTTCCATACGGTTGTTGGTGGTTTCACGCTCACCGCCAGAGAGTTCTCGTTCCACGCCTTTGCAGCGTAGCAGAACACCCCAGCCACCTGGGCCAGGGTTTGGGCGGCATCCACCATCCGTCCAGATTTCAACCTCCAGAGCAGGTTGTTCTGTTGCACTGGTATTTTCAGAATCCGTAGGCATCAGCACTTTCCGTTTCCAGATGGAAGCGCAGGCGCTTCAGATAATCCATAGGATTTTTAGGCGTTACCAAGGCATCTGCTGGCGTGTTGATCCAATCATACAACCGGGTCAGCAAAAAGCGCATGGCCGCACCTCTGGCCAGAACAGGCATAAGTTTGCGTTCTGCTGGCTCCAACGGGCGTATTTCCTCATACCCTTGCATCATATGCCGGGCAAAGGTGATGTTAAACGCCCCATCGGCCTGAAAGCACCATGCGTTCAAACAAATGGCGATATCGTAAGCCAGAAAATCCGTGCAGGCGAAATAGAAATCAATCACGCCTGAAACTGCATGATCCAGAAAGAAAACGTTATCTGGAAACATGTCTGCATGAATCTGCCCACGCGGTAGTAGCGAGTTATTCCCCCGCCCCGGCCAAAACGGCAAAATATGCTCCAGTGCATTTTGCAGTTCATCCCGCAAACCTGCACACACGTTATCTGCACCTGCGCCGCAGCTTTCTAGCAGCGCAAACCATGCATCTGGCCCCAAACCATTCTGACGTTCCGGCTTATAGGAACGCCCCGCCACATGCAGTTGTGCCAAAGCTCGCCCCAATGGGCGACAATGCTCCAGCCTGACAACACGCGGCCAAACGCCGGGCAAGAATGTGGTAATGGCAGCGGGCCTGCCTGCCAGTGTTTTAAGCACGTGGCCCTGCGAATCTGCCACAGGCTGGGGGCATGTTACCCCCTCACGCGCCAGATGCTGCATAAGCCCTAAAAACCAAGGCAGATCCTGCGCATTCACCCGTTTTTCGTATAGAGTAAGAATGTAATCTCCATCTGTTGTACGCAGTTGGAAATTACTGTTCTCTACCCCTTCGGCAATACCGCGAAACGCAACCAGAGACCCTATGGCGTAATCCTGTAAAAACGCTTCTAGGGCCTCGTTCCCAACGTCCGTATAAACGGCCATGCAGCACCTTTAGCCTAGCGGTGCGGGAAGGCGGAACGTTACGTTTTCTTCCTTCACAATCCGCTCTTCAATGCACAGCGTATAACGCTTGGCCATTTCTGCCAGCATCTCCTGCACCAGTGCTTCCGGCGCAGAAGCACCAGCCGTAATACCCAACGTGTTTACGCCTTCCAGCACGGACCAATCCAGAGAATCCAGACGGGGCACCAAAAGCGCACGCGGTGTGCCAGAGCGTTCCGCCACTTCACGCAGACGCTGGGAATTGGAAGAATTGGGAGAGCCGATAACAATCACCAGATCGCATTCCGGCGCGATGGTTTTAACGGCTTCCTGACGGTTGGTGGTAGCGTAGCAGATATCTTCGCGCTTTGGCCCTTCAATCAGCGGGAACCGCGCACGCAGAATATCCACAATTTCTGCCGTATCATCCACGGAAAGCGTTGTCTGAGTGATAAAGGCCAGACGTGTTGGATCTTCCGGCTCTACCGTGCGGGCTTCTTCTGCATCGTTAATCAGCGTCATGGCGCCGGGTGGCAGTTGGCCCATTGTGCCCACCACTTCTGGGTGGCCTGCATGGCCAATCATCAGGATATGGCGGCTTTCTGGCCCACCACCAGCAAAATGACGCTCAGCTTCACGATGCACCTTGGAAACCAGCGGACATGTGGCATCTAGATACAAAAGGTTACGGCGTTCGGCCTCAACAGGCACGGTTTTTGGCACGCCATGAGCAGAGAAAACAACGTGGCCATCTACGGGAACTTCATCCAGTTCCTCAACAAAAATGGCGCCTTGTGCTTCCAGCTCTTCCACCACTGTCCGGTTATGGACAATTTCATGGCGGACATAAACAGGCGCACCGTAGCGACGGATGGCTTCTTCCACCACACGGATGGCACGGTCCACCCCTGCGCAGAAACCACGTGGGCCTGCCAGCAGAACCTTAAGAGATCTGCCGTGCTGAGCATCTGCGCTCTGGGGCGGGGTAAGGGTATCAGTTTGATCGGGCATGGTGTTCCCCAAAGTTGCAGCGGACTGTATAGAAGAAAACTGGCTATGAAGAAGCATATTGAAAACAGGCTATGCCCGAAACCCATAAAGGTGACGGAAGTTGTGGCCTACGCAAAGGACGCATGGGATGCAACCCGTTTTACGGCATCAAAGCCTTGAAAAACATACCTATCCGGGTGTGATGGCTGCTATCTGCTGTGTTCAACCCGTTTTAACCGATAATGCCGGATCCATACATGTTCCTTAATCACAACCAACGGCGCAGCCTGTTCCCCCGTATTGCCGCTCCGGGTCTGGCAGCTCTTGGGCTGCTGGCCACACTTGGTGGCTGCGGTGATGGTGAAAGCAAATCCATGGATTTTGCGCCCACCTGCCCCATTACGCATATTCCATCCGAAGCCGCAGATTACTACCTCTATCAAGGCAAGGGGACGGGCTTTAAAAATATGATCGCCCGCGCCAGCATCCTGCAATTACAGGGAGATTGCCTTGCCGCTGGCCCCAAGGATCTAAAAACCCGAATCGTGTTGCGCTTTGTGATCGAACGCGGCCCAGCCGCGGCAGCCAATACGCTTACCCTACCGTGGTTTATTGCCGTGCTGCATGGAGACAGAATTGTGAACAAACATGTCTTCCACCACACCGTGTCCTTCCCGGCCAACCTCTCTACCTTTGAAGACGATACAAAGGTGATCACGGTGGATCTGCCCATTCCACCCAAAAACGTGGATTCAGATTATCGGTTTGAAGTTGGTTTTCAGCTGACCAAGGATCAGCTTGAATATAATCAGGTTCACCTTAAACGCGCGGCTTATCAGGCTTACTGAGGTAAGCCACCTTACTTTGCTGGGGCTTTTAGCACACCCCAGCAAAGTAAGCTTTACCTTTAATCAGGAAGCCGACTGCGTTTCTGGTGGAAAATGTGCTGCCTTAACGGCAGCCTGCTGACGCTGGGCCAGAGCCTGCTCATCAAAATCCTGCACGATTTCATGGAACAATTGGTACCAGTTCATCTTAACTTTCAGCCGCATGAACACAGATCCAAGCCCAAGGGCTGAACGATCAACCAGCACAAATTCACGCGGCAGGCGCACGCCTCCGGCTTTTTGCAGCCCATCATGCACTTTGGAAAGAATTTCCCGCCCAAGGGCTGGGTTGTTGTCATCCTGAATGTAGCGTTCTTCATCCACCATCAGCGGGGCATATAACAGCCCTGCCCATTCGTTCAGAACAGCCACTTTCTCACGCGTTAGGTCACGGAAACCCCATGCTTCATAAGCATGGGCAGCCATGTCCATATCCTTGTTACGGAGCGCGTAATACAGGTCAATATTCCCCTTGATGAACGAAGGCTGGAAAATACGGATAGCCCCAAAATCCAGTAGGTTCAGGCCTGCATCTTCCCTCATGGTAAAGTTGCCCATATGCGGGTCACCATGCACCACGCCATACTGATACAGCGGCACATACCATGCCCGGAACAGCGCACGCGCAATGCGTTTTTTCTGCTCTTCCGTAAGACCTGCTTTTATGGCTGCATTCAGATTCTGCCCCTGCACCCATTCCATCGTCAGCAACCGCTGCGTGCAGAGTTCATCTATTGGTAAGGGCACCGTAACTTCGGGGCAATCTGCCAGCACGGAATGATACAGGCGCATATTCGCGGCTTCGTGCCGGTAATCCAGTTCTTCCCGCAGCCGTTCAGAAAGTTCCTCCACCACATCATCCTGCCGGATGGCGTTATCCAGCTTGTGGTAAACCCCAATAGCCATACGGAACTGGCGCAGATCGGCCTCAACAGCGGCCTTCATATCCGGGTACTGCAACTTACAGGCTACGCGGCGACCATCGGCCAGCACTGCCTGATGCACTTGCCCAAGGCTGGCAGCCGCAGCGGCTTCCCGCCCGAAGGAGCGGAAATTCTTTTCCCATCCAGGCCCAAGTTCCGCCGTCATGCGGCGGCGCACGAAGCTCCACCCCATTGGCGGCGCGTTGGACTGAAGCTGCGCAAGCTCATCGGCGTATTCATCAGGCAACGCGCCGGGAATGGTGGCCAGAAGCTGCGCTGCCTTCATGAGCGGGCCTTTTAGCCCACCCAGCATGGATTTAAGATCTTCTGCATGAGAAGCTCCACCAGAGCGCAAACCTATTTTGTTGCCTGCCAGCCGGGCTGCAATGCCACCAACGGTTCCGGTTGTTTGCACCATACGGCGCAGTTCACCAAAAACGCCGGTATTATCCATATCTCGCGCCATAATCAGCCCTGCTCCAACTGGTCAATAAAGCCGGAAATAACATCCAGCCCCTTGCGCCAGAAACCCGGATCAGATGCATCCAGCCCAAAGGGGGCCAGCAGCTCCTTATGGCGCAGGGTGCCACCGGCTTCCAGCATGGCAATATATTTATCCTGGAAACCCGGCGCACCCTCACTGAACACCTGATACAGCGCGTTCACCAAGCAATCTCCGAATGCATAGGCATACACATAGAACGGAGAATGGATGAAGTGCGGAATGTAAGCCCAGAACACATCGTATTCCGGCGTAAAATTAAAGGCCGGGCCGAGGCTTTCTGTCTGCACACCGCGCCAGATGGCACCAATTTGTTCAGGAAGCAGCTCGCCTTTTTTACGGGCATCGTGCACGCGGGTTTCAAATTCATAAAACGCAATCTGACGCACCACAGTATTGAGCATATCCTCAACCTTGGCAGCCAGCAGCAGACGGCGGCGCTGTGGGTCTTTTTCTGCATCCAGCAAAGACTGGAATGTCAGCATCTCGCCAAACACACTGGCCGTTTCCGCCAATGTCAGCGGCGTAT includes:
- a CDS encoding ABC1 kinase family protein, which gives rise to MARDMDNTGVFGELRRMVQTTGTVGGIAARLAGNKIGLRSGGASHAEDLKSMLGGLKGPLMKAAQLLATIPGALPDEYADELAQLQSNAPPMGWSFVRRRMTAELGPGWEKNFRSFGREAAAAASLGQVHQAVLADGRRVACKLQYPDMKAAVEADLRQFRMAIGVYHKLDNAIRQDDVVEELSERLREELDYRHEAANMRLYHSVLADCPEVTVPLPIDELCTQRLLTMEWVQGQNLNAAIKAGLTEEQKKRIARALFRAWYVPLYQYGVVHGDPHMGNFTMREDAGLNLLDFGAIRIFQPSFIKGNIDLYYALRNKDMDMAAHAYEAWGFRDLTREKVAVLNEWAGLLYAPLMVDEERYIQDDNNPALGREILSKVHDGLQKAGGVRLPREFVLVDRSALGLGSVFMRLKVKMNWYQLFHEIVQDFDEQALAQRQQAAVKAAHFPPETQSAS
- the ispH gene encoding 4-hydroxy-3-methylbut-2-enyl diphosphate reductase, whose translation is MPDQTDTLTPPQSADAQHGRSLKVLLAGPRGFCAGVDRAIRVVEEAIRRYGAPVYVRHEIVHNRTVVEELEAQGAIFVEELDEVPVDGHVVFSAHGVPKTVPVEAERRNLLYLDATCPLVSKVHREAERHFAGGGPESRHILMIGHAGHPEVVGTMGQLPPGAMTLINDAEEARTVEPEDPTRLAFITQTTLSVDDTAEIVDILRARFPLIEGPKREDICYATTNRQEAVKTIAPECDLVIVIGSPNSSNSQRLREVAERSGTPRALLVPRLDSLDWSVLEGVNTLGITAGASAPEALVQEMLAEMAKRYTLCIEERIVKEENVTFRLPAPLG
- a CDS encoding homoserine kinase; this encodes MAVYTDVGNEALEAFLQDYAIGSLVAFRGIAEGVENSNFQLRTTDGDYILTLYEKRVNAQDLPWFLGLMQHLAREGVTCPQPVADSQGHVLKTLAGRPAAITTFLPGVWPRVVRLEHCRPLGRALAQLHVAGRSYKPERQNGLGPDAWFALLESCGAGADNVCAGLRDELQNALEHILPFWPGRGNNSLLPRGQIHADMFPDNVFFLDHAVSGVIDFYFACTDFLAYDIAICLNAWCFQADGAFNITFARHMMQGYEEIRPLEPAERKLMPVLARGAAMRFLLTRLYDWINTPADALVTPKNPMDYLKRLRFHLETESADAYGF
- the rnhA gene encoding ribonuclease HI — its product is MPTDSENTSATEQPALEVEIWTDGGCRPNPGPGGWGVLLRCKGVERELSGGERETTNNRMELTAAAEALEALTRPCVVNLHTDSEYVRNGITRWHTGWVRRNWRNASGDPVANMDLWRRLLDVSKRHEVSWHWVKGHSGVPENERVDQLATEAREKIEQSLLES